Sequence from the Rutidosis leptorrhynchoides isolate AG116_Rl617_1_P2 chromosome 3, CSIRO_AGI_Rlap_v1, whole genome shotgun sequence genome:
AGGAGTAGTGCTATTCATAAGATTTTGGGTATTAGTTATGTATAGTAATTATAAACTGATATTTTtcttttaaattgttatatttcagtaggcttataactacctttagtggtctggttcaatatattcaaattgaaagaaccaataaaagagatatgtgttgtagaagatataggagagaaagaggttgaagagaggtgtgatgtatttaatgtatatgtgtgtttttgtaacttacattatgcacatatatatagtacaaattttactatccatatttgactaattaccatccatatttaactactaaatttacaacactcccccttggatggtaatttttttaaagatcaattaatactgcctcgttaaaaaccttgctaaagaaaacccagcgggataaaactttagctaagggaaaaagagtgcagcatagagttgactccccctcaagtagacaacgctgagtcgtcacatcttttgaacttgcctcatgccaatattgtgaacgtatgttttgaaaacagcgattgacagtgctttggtataaagatcagcagagttgttgattgaacgtatctcattttaatctggttgtcttttacgagatcttgagtatatgagaagaatctgaggttttcatctgaaactgtatcatctaaatcttttatgtacaagtttgacccttgtgatttgtctacagtctccttcatggtttgctcaaactgttgtttcaattcctattccctttcagtctttttctgagccttaccaatataccattcttttccatcaaacttatgaccgttaagaccgtttatagctttagcgcctcgtcagcatttatgttttgttctgtcatttttgatactcttctttcatttgtactatgtaagctgtattatcttcatagatagttgttgggcttttatagcgttctagtccacaagaatcaataatgatttgtatcattgatcttaactaaaatcattcccgagtagcttcatgtaatgcaatcacttcggcatgatttgatgatgttgcaacaagtgtttgttttgagaacgtcatgatattgcggtgcctccatttaggaatacatatccagtttgagatttagctttatgtagatcagataaataatctgcatctgtataaccaaacaaatcttgtttcgagttgttagaataaaataattataaatcagtagttccccgaaggtatcaaactatttgtttgatcccattccaatgtcttttggtaggggctgagctgaaccttgtcaacaaattaactgcaaaagaaatgtcagatcttgtataatttgtaagatacataagagccccaattgcactaaaatatggaacttctgaaccaagaagatcttcatgatcttctagatgatgaaatggattagtatcaatattaagatctaacaaccatatgagtacttaatggtttttgtcttgtccatattaaaatattttaaaatcttttcggtataagttgtttgatgtataagtaagtcattagttatatgctcaatatgtaaatcaacgtaatacttgattttttttttttaaatctttctttagaagttgaatggcttcatagatttctttatttaagataattgatataaactgctatgatcacatatccgaacattgtttttataaaacacacttgcaaataagtttatatgtatacccttttcttatcaagtagtaatttaatcgattataccacatacgtcccgattgtataaacccatttagaaatctttgtgatttaatggaatatattcctttgggttttgcattagatgcttatgataccttaacccttcaggtatattcatatatatatatatatatatatcactattaagtgatccatacagataagtagtaacaacatccatgagatgcatttaaataactaccaggttgattaagtatctaataagtaattctattcattataggaggataagtttttctcctaattcatttctggtctttgtgggaaatcttgagttagaagtctagttttgccttgtaacttcatttgcacatttcttttcgaataaaaattcatttgtatcccattgtttcacatctttaaaactgataacgattgatccaaaaacttttcttttattgagcgattctaattcagctcgtattgctcttttccgttgagttcaatcacgtctattttgatattcaatgacagattttggttccagatcatcatctttattcatgatgtcattgtaacattatatgaaaatatctcatcaagatttttcatttcatttcagtttcataatattgcataatttattgcaatttatgtatttacatttatcaatatcctctgcagaaggagtattgatttgtggttcttcttgaacactttcttttacctcattatcagctgattttctttttcgaggatttttatctttggaaccaattggtctcccacatttctgccgtagcaaagactcatgagtgacattattgccagcttttgtaatttcaattctagctgaagcatttactgctggtatatatgatttagtcacttattttttgtatctttaaatgcataaagtaattaatttgcaagtacttgcatatgcattatatttgaactttcttttcgcattcttttgtgcgatgatcaatattccttaattgatgttcacaccatgaaacatcattttatttatatttcatttctccccctaatatagggaacaatgtttcattaaagtgacaatcgacaaaacttgctgtaaaaacatcacccgtcatgggttcaatatatcttatgattgaagatgtttcatatctaacatatatttcaatccttctttgaggaaccatttgttgtggttgttcaattaaaaatacactgcacaaccaaatgttctaagatggaaaatatttggtctccaccaaaattaagttagtaatggagaatatttataacttacacttgatttaatgcgaattaatgtcacatcatgtaaatttacatgtccccgtataaatattgagagttttgtactcatttccaattgtctagttattagctgtaagcgtttatctattaattcagctaaaccaattttgtgtatgcacatgagcaactggatgttcaacaacaatccttgtagacatataataatcattaaaagcttgagatgttaactcaccagtattatcaagtctcatccttttaatggtgtaatcagaataatgtgttcttaatttaataatttgtgcaagaaactttgcaaatgccatattacggcttgataacacacaaacatgagaccatgcgttagatgcgtctattagaaaaatggtccacatgatggatgaattggtccatatatatacccttgaattctttcaagaaacattggtgattatttctcaatgtgcttttcattaatcgccatatgtgattttcattaatcaccatatgtgtttttcgttaatcactatatgtgcttttcattaatcactatatgtgcttttcattaatcaccatatgtgattttcattaatcaccatatgtgcttttcatcatatatcattttcaccatatgcgcttttaatcatatgtgctgcgcttttcgtcatatgcactttttattatatgcgcttttaattatatgcgatgcgcttttcatcatatgcgctttttatcatatgcgctgcgcttttcatcatatgcgctgcgctttccatcatatgcactttttatcatatgcgcttttaatcctatgcgcttttcggtgctacatagatatttctcattattTGCGCTTtccatcatatgcactttttatcatatgcgcttttaatcctatgcgctttacgtgttatatttcagtaagataatcaaattatattacctgcaaacaagttataatctgaagtacataaaagataacacttaataaaacatatgcattatggtctaaaaccatttatttatgagtgatacataaaaaaactaggcctcttagaaaattcaaaccattcaagtctcaaggtagctcagggttaatttaatcaagatttgtcaacagattcactctcgttttcttttcttttgggacttatttgtagagctaaacaagatgttcatgtattcaagaaatactagactgatgatccacgttaccagatcattaataagaatctccggaattcttataagagcgtctactaatatctttaattttattctttcatggatcaccgttatattttttttttgataattaatatcgtatctatctttgagtattttccataatacacttggattttcgatcatataatatgtagattctaaggactcgtcaatatgtttgctaagaaaaatacttactattgctttctcttgttcggaataattgttattttcattcagggtttctaaaataccgtttgattcgagatgtttttctacattcataacccatgttaagtagttgttcccacttgttctaaatgagcaaatttaagccttttcaaattcgacattttctattatcaaaaagatgaataacataaatcataatcataatcaacttctattcatagacaaataataaaataaaattagaatcattttaaattcataagtagcaaacaacagaataatggtatgattacaaataataaaaccacaagggcaggatagaatataggttcacccggtggtatattagcaacaatgatgatagttaatatgaccaatacaataggaaaaatcatccttatgtgaatcatttttacaaaaattttttgagagtagtaatctgaaaaatgaagattgatttgtgaaaatgtgaaaacggagatgtttattttatatttgaaaaatatagttgttgtaacgtcgtcagttgacgttaacaaccgttatgtatatatgaccgttgtaacgtcgttagttgacgttaacgaataaagtcactatatcaaaacgcgtatgagtaatataaaggacaagattttttttttattttaatttttaagatttacttttaataaaaatacaaactactttttcttattttaacttttaagatttacttttaataaaaatacaaactactttttcttattttaacttttaagatttacttttaataaaaatacaaactactttttcttattttaacttttaagatttacttttaataaaaatacaaactactttttcttattttaacttttaagatttacttttaataaaaaatacaaactattttttcttattttaacttttaagatttacttttaataaaaatacaaactactttttcttattttaacttttaagatttacttttaataaaaatacaaactattttttcttattttaacttttaagatttacttttaataaaaatacaaactattttttcttattttaacttttaagatttacttttaataaaaatacaaactattttttcttattttaacttttaagatttacttttaagaataaacattagtattcatgaaataaataatgattaattgcataagtaatcataaatgttagataacatataaagaccccatcgtattcgtattgatcggaattaatctcgacccatggtaccgtgttgtcaaatgacgtgttgcgtacataaagtaccgtgttgtcaaatgacgtgttgcgtacaatcatgaggtcttattaacataaatataaatgttagtgaagttaataagagttagattacagaaaatataattcaggcggtataaccgaccatatataacttaaataacataaatataaatgttagtgaagttaatgaaagttagattacagaaatataattcaggcggtataaccgaccatatataacttaaataacataaatataaatgttagtgaagttaataaaagttagattacagaaatataattcaggcggtataaccgaccatatataacttaaatataaatgttagtgaagttaataaaagttagataatttcttaccttaattagtgacgtgtgcttgcttagataaaccttgattatacggagcacttcgtgctgataacgtgttatatttcagtaggcttataactacctttagtggcctggttcaatatattcaaattgaaagaaccaataaaagagatatgtgttgtagaagatgtaggagagaaagaggttgaagagaggtgtgatgtatttaatgtatatgtgtgtttttgtaacttacattatgcacatatatatagtacaaattttactatccatatttgactaattaccatccatatttaactactaaatttacaacataaATTTCTTTTCTTTACAATTTTTTATCCTTCCTTAATTCTTTATTTTCTTACGTTTAATAATCGACAAGTAACCAAACAAAATCATCCCCTTAGATTAACCAACAAAAACTACCGCCTTCGATTAACTAAAAAAAACATCCCGCAGCAATGCGCGGGTTTTTTTTACTCgtatatactaatagacaaaacactgtttcactattcaccaatagtaaccaggggtattttcgtcatttcacttttttttttgtccccaacgataaaataaacaactttcgtaaaagaaccaacctttcaatattaccaaaagatgtcgaaaaaaattctttattacaaaaaaatcaactaacctttttttttttcttcctccacgataaaagaggcaactttcataaaatgaacaacccttcaatgctaccaaaagatgtcgaaaaacattcttaaagaagcaactttcacaaaaggaacaacccttcaatgttagatgtcgaaaaaaattctagatcaagacttttttttaactcgcattcaaaacggagcccccgacgcgaagcgagggctccacaactagttaataaacaataaaatacaaatataaatattaaaattaaataataataaataataaataatagataTCAAGTATAATtgttgtaacataattattaaatattacggagtaatacttTCTTTTTTGGGGTAAAGGGTTACCCCGacaaatattattaaataataactgAATGAAACAAAGAAGCACAGCTGCTACAAGCGAACCTTGCAGCCGAACAAAAAATAAACAACCATCTAGCTATCGACTAAACAATTAAACTACAACTAGCCCAATACATTAAGCAGATTAGCTTAATTGCCAAACTTCTTTAATCCGAGTTACAATCATAGAGGACTTGAACGTCACAGTCATCAACTTTAACCGCACTGTAGATCGAATAAGCTCGAAGAGTTGGTCCACTGAGCTGCTAGGCTTATTAAATAAACGATTATTGCGTTCTTGCCACAAGAAATAAACACTAGCTGCAAAGCAAAGATTATCAACCACACCTTTAGCCGATTGACGTGTTGTCCCAGCAACTAACAAATCCCTGCAAACCTTCCAATTATTGGTTCCCACATTTATGATCATAAGATCCTTTACTTTCTTCCATACCTGCGtagaaaaactgcattcgaagaataGATGTGCGTGTGAATCCATACAACCTTTACACAGTGAGCACTTTAGAATAGGATTATATTTCAACTCCCATGACTTCAACCTATCTTGAGTCTTGAGACGTTCTCCCATTAAAAGCCACATAACAAAGGCGTGCTTCGGAATACAATGCGAAAACCAGACAATAGGAAGAGTATTACTTTCTAGCATGTTGCTATTGTttataagtaatatgattattattgacttttatatataaaaataaatgttgTAATATCTAAGGAAATTTTGATTTGATTAAATTCGAATAATTTGGGAAACTCTTTTATTTCTTTTATGATATGATATTTGAATTTGAATGTATGAAAATCTGTATCTGTATATGTCCTTAAGAAAGGCCAAAATGATCATGTCAATTGTCAAGTGCTATTATTAAATTGGTAAAGAAATACGTACAAGCGTAAGACCAAAGTGGTACAGGTAGAGTCATATCCTTGGTCATTAAATTTCAATTGGTAAATAAAGGGAGGTTTTAGGGTGTTTATGTGCTCGGTTCGGTATATTCAATTTTGAAAATTTTAGAGGCAAAATTGAAACTTAATTCAATATCAAAATTGAAAGAAAATAAATTCGAATTATGTTAGATTtcgttaaatcggaaatccaaataaataataatttaacaaaATAATTGTAACAAATCAATGTTAAATTCGACTTTTCATTTTTAAGtcacatttttgtatatatatatatatatatatatatatatatatatatatatatatatatatatatatatatatatatataattcagtatatctatatctatctatctatagattCTATTATAAGGCTAATTCCCCTTAATTATGCTTAAATAAGACACGTGTATAATCTagaatatatatattgtgatgtcATCAATTATATAGGATACGGATTTTTTAATTATTCACAAAATAATTGATATAATTATCCAAAATTAACAACAAAAATATTTATCTACAGGAAAAAAAACGTTTACAACTTTATTAATAATTATCCACAAATGACAACATTAATATTTATGTACGTGAAAAAATAATTGTAAAAATAGAATTGTTAACCGATTCACAATAATTAGTATAATTACGACTCTTataatatctatataaatatataaatataaataaacacTCATTATACGGGTTAAATATTATACTATTTATTCAACTTTAATCGATTGTATAGAGCAGTAAAAAAAAATGTCGAACCCTAGCTATGACTATATTCAAGATCTAGATACTCTTAAAGAGTCTTGGAAGCTAAAGGTGAAAATACTATGCTTTTGGAAGAGTAATTTTTGATTTGAGATGATTCTCATGAATGAAAaggtatatatattgttgtgttgaaAACTTTTAATTATATACCAATTTTCACATGTCAATACGTTTTGAGTGCAATGTGTTttgatattgaatgtgaatatgttTAGATTAAATGTCAATATGTTTAGATTGCAATACGTTAAAAATATCAATTTGAAACGTTGTTGTAAAGTGTTGGGCATAGGATTCTAGATTAGTTTAGGCTTTAACAGAAAGCAAGTAATATAATCTAACTTTGACTAAGAAACATGAGTCATGAAAAGTATAGACACTCAAGTTGTGCGACTAATAAAATACTCTATACCGGTATATGTTTCAT
This genomic interval carries:
- the LOC139900350 gene encoding uncharacterized protein; translated protein: MLESNTLPIVWFSHCIPKHAFVMWLLMGERLKTQDRLKSWELKYNPILKCSLCKGCMDSHAHLFFECSFSTQVWKKVKDLMIINVGTNNWKVCRDLLVAGTTRQSAKGVVDNLCFAASVYFLWQERNNRLFNKPSSSVDQLFELIRSTVRLKLMTVTFKSSMIVTRIKEVWQLS